In a genomic window of Gossypium arboreum isolate Shixiya-1 chromosome 9, ASM2569848v2, whole genome shotgun sequence:
- the LOC108455941 gene encoding heavy metal-associated isoprenylated plant protein 39-like isoform X1, translating to MAQQKVVLKVLTMTDEKTKQKAIEAAADIYGVDSIAADLKDQKLTVIGQMDAVAVVKKLKKVGKVDLVSVGPAKEEKKEEKKEEKKEEKNEEKKEVKEEQNNGN from the exons ATGGCTCAG CAGAAGGTGGTTCTCAAAGTTCTAACCATGACTGATGAGAAGACAAAGCAAAAAGCCATAGAAGCTGCTGCAGATATCTATG GGGTTGATTCGATAGCGGCGGATCTAAAGGATCAGAAGCTTACAGTGATAGGGCAGATGGACGCAGTGGCGGTGGtgaagaagttgaagaaagtagGGAAAGTGGACTTAGTATCAGTAGGACCtgcaaaagaagagaaaaaggaagaaaagaaagaggaaaagaaagaagagaaaaacgaGGAGAAGAAAGAAGTCAAGGAAGAGCAAAATAATGGAAATTAG
- the LOC108455941 gene encoding heavy metal-associated isoprenylated plant protein 39-like isoform X3, whose product MAQKVVLKVLTMTDEKTKQKAIEAAADIYGVDSIAADLKDQKLTVIGQMDAVAVVKKLKKVGKVDLVSVGPAKEEKKEEKKEEKKEEKNEEKKEVKEEQNNGN is encoded by the exons ATGGCTCAG AAGGTGGTTCTCAAAGTTCTAACCATGACTGATGAGAAGACAAAGCAAAAAGCCATAGAAGCTGCTGCAGATATCTATG GGGTTGATTCGATAGCGGCGGATCTAAAGGATCAGAAGCTTACAGTGATAGGGCAGATGGACGCAGTGGCGGTGGtgaagaagttgaagaaagtagGGAAAGTGGACTTAGTATCAGTAGGACCtgcaaaagaagagaaaaaggaagaaaagaaagaggaaaagaaagaagagaaaaacgaGGAGAAGAAAGAAGTCAAGGAAGAGCAAAATAATGGAAATTAG
- the LOC108456247 gene encoding actin-depolymerizing factor 7-like, translating into MANAASGMAVDDECKLKFLELKAKRNYRFIIFKIHDQQVVVDKLGTPAETYEDFTAALPKDECRYAVFDFDFTTAENCQKSKIFFIAWAPDSSRVRSKMVYASSKDRFKRELDGIQVELQATDPSEMSFDIIKARAI; encoded by the exons ATG GCGAACGCGGCGTCTGGAATGGCAGTGGATGATGAATGTAAGCTGAAATTCTTGGAGCTAAAAGCGAAAAGGAATTACAGGTTCATCATTTTCAAGATTCATGACCAGCAGGTGGTGGTTGACAAACTTGGCACCCCTGCTGAAACCTATGAAGATTTCACCGCAGCTCTGCCAAAGGATGAGTGTCGCTACGCTGTCTTCGATTTTGATTTCACTACTGCTGAGAACTGCCAGAAAAGCAAAATTTTCTTCATTGCATG GGCACCGGATTCATCCAGGGTGAGAAGTAAAATGGTGTATGCGAGTTCAAAAGACAGATTTAAGAGAGAATTAGATGGAATTCAAGTTGAGTTACAGGCAACGGATCCTAGTGAAATGAGCTTCGACATTATAAAAGCTCGGGCAATTTAA